The Trichocoleus desertorum ATA4-8-CV12 DNA segment CGAGTCCTAGGGATTGGCTTAGCTTCGTCTTCACCAACAGCATCCGTAATGTTTCTTGCCAAGGATGGGCTTGCAGTGTAGTTCCTTGGGGTGGAACCCAAGTTCGCCTTGCCAGCTCAGTAGTAATAGTTTGCTTAACCTTGCTAGGTAACGCTTGTAAATACCAGGGTAAAGAATTAGTTGGATTGTAGGCCGCTGTTGTAATAACTTCATGCAGCACCCCTGCCTCTGCTAGCGCGGTAGCGGCATTGCGAGAAAACGGGCTACTGGTGGGATGAACCAGGGAGGTAAGGGGATGGAGCATGGTATCTCATCACTCGTTCAGCACGATATCGGTTTTCAAGTTGTTCTAATCGGGGTAACAGAAATACGAAGCTGCTGAAAAACCAATAGTAGACCGAAAAAGTATGGTGAAAGACGAGGAAACTTGTAATCTGAATCGCTTGAATGAGAGAAGCGGCTAAGGCTAGGTCACGTAGTAAAGGGCTTTTTAAGCGCCAAAAGACCCGCCATAGCGCCCAAAGAATACTCAATCGTAGCCCATACCAAAGTAGAGAACCGAAAGGGCCTAGCTCTAGAGCCACTCTGCCAACTTCTCCTTCGTAGTAAGTAGGAATAGACTCTCCAGCGGGTAGGTCGAAGGCTCGACGTAGTGAAGGCGTTGCTTGGTGAGTAGCACCCGGCCCATAACCATCCAGCTCCTTATACGCCGAAAACTGAATAGGCTCCGCTAGAGTGCTAACTACACGACTAGATAGATCTTGGTTGGATGTGGTGCGTAGCCAAAAAGCATCAATCGCTGGCTGAAACCAGAGCGTGGCAACAGTTATTGCGATGATGGTGGGTGGAAGAAATTGCTTGAATAAGCGCAGGGTAGTTTGAGGTTGAGTGAGTACTTTGATGCTTAAATATCCGAGTAGAAATAGTACTTCAAAAATTATCAACCCACGCGCACCTGTCATCAAAGAATTAACAGATACTAAGCAAAGTTCAAAGATTAGGATCAGTTTCCATGCGTAAGACTGCCTATTAGACAGCAGCGGGATTAAACAGCCAAAACAAATTAGTAGGTAGATAGTGTATCCACTAATATATGAAAAAGTTCCTGTAACTCGAACAATATTAGCTACCCCAAAGGTTGCGACTGCTAAATCCCCAGGAGTATAGATATTAAGGGGGCTGGAAGGAGGGCTGAAAAATTGGGCAATTCCTAGTAAACCTACTGGAATAGTTAGTAGCAAGTGCGATCGCAAAAACTTGTGTAAAGATTCCTGTGATTGGAAAAGGATTGGAACAATCCACATTAAAGGAATATAAAGAAGGTATCCTCTCAGGCCAAACAAACCAACTAGAGGCGAGCCTAGGCTGGGATTAAATATCTGAAATATACACCAACCAGCAAGAAGCAAAACTAGGGTATTGATCACTGAAAGCTTGAATACCAATCTTCTACGTTCCGATACAAGGAAGTTAGTATAAGCAGCGATTAAAACAAAGTCTTTCAGGAAATACATTAGATCACTCGCTTGAGGAAGCACCCATTTTCGGAGAGCACCTTCAATCACAAGTAGAACAAACACTAGTTGTATACTACGACGCCAACTAAAGCATGAAATACCAAAGAAACCTATAACTGCCAGTAAACCAAGTAGTAGCTTCACTGAAGAGCCCTCTCAAAAACCTTTAGATATGCTTTGGCAACTTCTGCCTTTTGATGTCGTACTAGGTGTTGCTTTGCGTTTTCTCGATACGTGGACAATTTACCGGGATGATTCAACAAATCAGCTAATATTTTTGTTAAAGATTTGACATCGCTGTTGGGGAAGGTGACTCCACAAGGCCCAATCGCATCTTTTAATCCGCCTCCTTCCGAGCCAACTACAACACAACCACAGGCAATACCCTCTAGAGCCACAACTCCAAATGGCTCTTGCCAACGGGATGGAACTACTAAAATTTGGTGTGCATTGAGTAAGCGGTTGAGTTCTATTTCAATCTTTGCACCAACAAATTCCACCTGTGTTTCAATACCTAACTCAATTGCCTGTTGCCGTAGTTTGCTTTCTTCTGGGCCATTTCCAACAATGGTTAGGCTTGGTGTTAATCCCTTAGCTTTAAGCTGGGAAAGAGCCTCTAGCAGTAAATCTACTCCTTTATCAGGGACGAGCCGCCCTAGAAAGATTAGTTCGCGATCGCGAATAATTTCTGGGATCAGATAAAAAGTTTCTTCTTGATAGGGATTAGGAATCACTGTAGAGGTAGCTGATAAGTGTGCAGCAACAGCAGAGCTAGCTGAGATATTAGTGGCAAAATGAGTAACAAACTGCTTTAAATAGTCTTGCCAGCCAGGTCTTCCATTAGAGCGGAGATACCAAGTCTGATGAGTAACAAATAGTGGTTTAGGAACCATTAGCAAAGGAAAAATTCCTTTTAAGCTGATACAGCCCTGAAAAAAAATATCGCACCAAGAAGTTAGGTATAGAAGATTTTTAAGATTGGGCTTACGAATAACTTCAAACGGAAAATCTTTAATATCTTTGGTTGGGGTTTGTGAAACTAATTTGACTTCGTGTCCTTGTGCAACTAACTCATAAGCAAGGATGGATACTACAGTTTCCAAACCACCAATTCTTGGATAAAAATAAGGGGAGTAAATGAGAATCTTCATCTCAATAGAGCTCTACTTAATTTG contains these protein-coding regions:
- a CDS encoding glycosyltransferase family 4 protein, with product MKILIYSPYFYPRIGGLETVVSILAYELVAQGHEVKLVSQTPTKDIKDFPFEVIRKPNLKNLLYLTSWCDIFFQGCISLKGIFPLLMVPKPLFVTHQTWYLRSNGRPGWQDYLKQFVTHFATNISASSAVAAHLSATSTVIPNPYQEETFYLIPEIIRDRELIFLGRLVPDKGVDLLLEALSQLKAKGLTPSLTIVGNGPEESKLRQQAIELGIETQVEFVGAKIEIELNRLLNAHQILVVPSRWQEPFGVVALEGIACGCVVVGSEGGGLKDAIGPCGVTFPNSDVKSLTKILADLLNHPGKLSTYRENAKQHLVRHQKAEVAKAYLKVFERALQ